From Flavobacteriales bacterium, the proteins below share one genomic window:
- a CDS encoding tetratricopeptide repeat protein, which translates to MKKVLIITIALVISIKSVYAQNIEDKLLSQLSLAKVDTQKVNLMIDLFYYYTEIDYVKSQDFAEKTLDLSKSIGYEEGEAQGYFGLGLAYDHFGEYEKALEYYIKSLTIFDKLNDYRSSSSVYTTVGIFFRKRKNYDQAIEYYLKAVHLDSIYQRNIELAGNYNNIGNIYADLNEAEKTMEYYQKSLALYEAEGDLFQMAAIKVNLGIQYEENGDFKKAENLFIESYKISHEIQDLKDIMIASTNLGFNYVKQKEFDKAKRYLFEAQEICDSLKFKNWRENLLEGWILYATEQGNFQEAYEYQKELIMHNDSLYDIAQQNTIEELQARFENEQKEKKIIELQKEQSLQNKKRWNLIIILAVSILSGIFLFFWQRTKLLKERKIAQQKKQILDAQNKQLALEREKIQQELEFRDKELSTFALHLVQKNDFLTHIEKIIKQVSAKSQETKKALKDISLELHHNKLIGKDLVDFQARLDLVNNQFFELLEKKFPTMTKNEKRLAALLRLDLSTKEISVLNHVSEQAVKMSRHRLRKKLNMDSKVNLTDFFKKI; encoded by the coding sequence ATGAAGAAGGTATTAATTATTACAATCGCATTAGTAATCAGTATAAAAAGTGTTTATGCGCAGAATATTGAAGATAAATTATTATCTCAATTATCGCTTGCAAAAGTAGATACCCAAAAAGTGAATTTGATGATTGATCTTTTCTATTATTATACAGAAATAGATTATGTAAAGAGTCAGGATTTTGCAGAAAAAACCTTAGATCTATCCAAAAGTATAGGATATGAAGAAGGAGAAGCTCAAGGATATTTTGGATTAGGCTTGGCTTATGATCATTTTGGAGAATATGAGAAAGCTTTAGAATATTATATAAAAAGCTTAACCATATTTGATAAACTTAATGACTATAGAAGTTCATCGTCGGTTTACACAACAGTAGGAATATTTTTTAGAAAAAGGAAAAACTATGATCAGGCAATAGAATACTATTTGAAGGCCGTGCATTTAGATTCAATTTATCAGAGAAATATAGAACTTGCTGGTAATTATAATAATATAGGGAATATTTATGCAGATCTGAATGAAGCGGAAAAGACCATGGAGTATTATCAAAAGTCTTTAGCACTGTATGAAGCAGAAGGAGATTTGTTTCAAATGGCAGCTATAAAGGTAAACTTGGGTATTCAGTATGAGGAAAATGGAGATTTTAAGAAAGCAGAAAACCTTTTTATCGAATCTTATAAAATATCTCATGAAATTCAGGACTTAAAAGATATTATGATTGCCAGTACCAATTTAGGATTCAATTATGTTAAACAAAAAGAGTTTGACAAAGCGAAACGATATCTTTTTGAAGCTCAAGAAATTTGCGATTCATTAAAGTTTAAAAACTGGAGAGAAAACTTATTGGAAGGGTGGATTTTATACGCAACTGAACAAGGAAATTTTCAGGAGGCTTACGAGTACCAAAAAGAGCTCATAATGCACAATGATAGTCTTTATGACATTGCCCAGCAAAATACGATTGAAGAATTGCAAGCTCGATTTGAAAATGAACAAAAAGAAAAAAAAATCATTGAGCTACAAAAAGAACAAAGCCTTCAGAATAAAAAGAGATGGAATTTGATCATTATTCTAGCAGTTTCTATTCTTTCAGGAATATTTTTGTTTTTTTGGCAACGAACGAAACTTCTCAAAGAAAGAAAAATAGCCCAACAGAAAAAACAGATTCTTGACGCTCAAAACAAACAGCTTGCATTGGAAAGAGAAAAAATTCAGCAAGAACTAGAATTTCGAGATAAAGAACTTTCTACTTTTGCTTTGCATTTGGTTCAAAAAAATGATTTTTTGACACATATTGAGAAGATCATAAAACAGGTTTCTGCTAAGAGTCAAGAAACAAAAAAAGCACTTAAAGATATTTCCTTAGAGCTTCACCACAATAAACTAATAGGAAAAGACCTTGTGGATTTTCAGGCACGCTTGGATCTTGTAAATAATCAATTTTTTGAATTACTAGAAAAGAAGTTTCCAACTATGACCAAAAATGAAAAACGCCTTGCAGCCTTGTTGAGATTAGACCTAAGTACCAAAGAGATTTCTGTGCTAAATCATGTGAGTGAACAAGCCGTAAAAATGTCAAGACATCGACTAAGAAAAAAATTAAACATGGATTCTAAAGTAAATCTGACGGATTTTTTCAAGAAAATATAG
- a CDS encoding DUF3575 domain-containing protein, whose translation MLLKKTLKITLLCGALLASSTSSYAQNFSQREQQENVIKMNVVGLFVGQYQFAYEKALNNKFSVQFSAGFINSSSSGSSTINGVESKYDNARNGFIVIPECRFYPFSDEAPRGMYLAVFGRYRNVTNDLTDVSEIKEGQDKDLSRERTNTSIGGGAVLGYQWIGKGGFSFEIFAGPQYKSRTSTTEYDVAELNEPASNSTSYDSLGDELFAKKYIDFEVDDAAGMGIRFGFNFGFAF comes from the coding sequence ATGTTACTCAAAAAAACACTTAAAATTACTTTGCTTTGTGGAGCTCTTTTAGCTTCTTCTACTTCTAGCTATGCACAAAATTTTTCTCAAAGAGAGCAACAAGAAAATGTCATTAAAATGAATGTGGTGGGTCTTTTTGTTGGTCAATATCAATTCGCTTATGAAAAAGCATTAAATAATAAATTTTCTGTCCAATTTTCTGCTGGTTTCATTAACTCAAGTTCTTCAGGAAGCTCAACAATTAACGGGGTAGAAAGTAAATACGACAATGCTCGAAATGGCTTTATTGTAATCCCTGAATGTAGATTTTATCCCTTTTCAGATGAAGCACCAAGAGGAATGTATCTTGCTGTATTTGGTCGTTATAGAAACGTTACAAATGATCTTACAGATGTCAGTGAAATAAAGGAAGGACAAGATAAGGATCTTTCAAGAGAACGAACGAATACATCTATAGGTGGTGGAGCTGTTCTTGGTTATCAATGGATTGGTAAAGGAGGTTTTAGCTTCGAAATTTTCGCTGGACCGCAATACAAATCTAGAACATCGACAACAGAATATGATGTAGCTGAATTAAACGAACCAGCATCTAATTCCACAAGCTATGACTCGCTTGGAGACGAATTGTTCGCCAAAAAATATATTGATTTCGAAGTTGATGATGCAGCTGGAATGGGAATCAGATTTGGGTTTAATTTCGGGTTCGCATTCTAA
- a CDS encoding MBL fold metallo-hydrolase, with the protein MQIQIFTFNPFQENTYLLFDETKEAVLIDPGCHTEHEYEELVEFIEKNDLKLVKIINTHCHIDHIMGWYFTTEKWGLKPYYHSKEEVWVQGMQEHAKMFGFEMEDFGADYGIHLDEMKSIGFGNTELEIHLCPGHAPGHVVFHHPESKQCIVGDVIFKNSIGRTDLPHCNQQDLVDAIRNTIYSFPDDTVLFPGHGPRTTVGEEKVGNMFVRV; encoded by the coding sequence ATGCAAATTCAAATATTTACTTTTAATCCTTTTCAGGAAAACACCTATCTTTTGTTTGATGAAACCAAAGAGGCTGTATTAATTGACCCAGGATGCCACACAGAACACGAATATGAAGAACTGGTGGAATTCATTGAAAAAAACGACCTAAAACTTGTAAAAATCATCAATACCCACTGCCATATTGATCATATTATGGGCTGGTATTTTACAACCGAAAAATGGGGTTTAAAACCTTATTACCACAGTAAAGAAGAGGTTTGGGTACAAGGAATGCAAGAACATGCCAAAATGTTTGGGTTCGAAATGGAAGATTTTGGAGCTGATTATGGAATTCACCTAGATGAAATGAAAAGTATCGGTTTTGGGAATACCGAACTTGAAATCCACCTTTGCCCAGGACATGCGCCAGGACATGTGGTTTTTCATCACCCAGAGAGTAAGCAATGTATTGTGGGAGATGTGATCTTTAAAAACAGCATTGGTAGAACAGATTTACCACATTGTAACCAACAAGATCTTGTAGATGCTATTCGAAATACGATTTACTCTTTCCCCGATGATACTGTGCTTTTCCCAGGTCATGGACCAAGAACTACAGTAGGTGAAGAGAAAGTAGGAAATATGTTTGTGAGAGTGTAA
- the ispG gene encoding (E)-4-hydroxy-3-methylbut-2-enyl-diphosphate synthase, with product MEQKAFYLKSLSEFQRYKSREVMVGNIGIGGNNPIRIQSMTTTDTMDTEATVKECVELIEAGCEIVRITAPGVKEAENLRKIKEELAKLGHHTPLVADIHFTPKAAEVAATIIEKVRVNPGNYVDKKKFKIIEYDDITYQKDVSKIRKRFAPLVEICKKHGTAMRIGTNHGSLSDRILSRYGDTPEGMVESAMEFLRICKEMDYLDVVLSMKASNTIIMMQAYRLLIVAMEKEGMNFPLHLGVTEAGDGDDGRIKSAVGMGALLMDGIGDTVRVSLTEAPVFEIPVAQEMVKQLGEKTPAPNIKNFEGENDYNPYHFERRKSIGFGKIGSGKVPVVVSDLSDFKEITLNDLEEITFQYFLETDKWTLGDQAPDFVCFDQGNKINMPEATGVIKKAKEGLSDLNLFSVSEYQDTAAEKRSSLHNFVLVNAQNLEDGALFQDDPTVVWVLYSENKNTLWEMRRWILETNKKNKLKHPILLYFNTENTEKLTIQMQAAGGFGALLLDGMVDGLWMKPPQKNLIKTYNQLAFGMLQSSRMRSSKTEYISCPSCGRTLFDLQETTAKVREATEHLKGLKIGVMGCIVNGPGEMADADYGYVGTGVGKISLYKGQEVMKRNLPSEVAVEELINLIRENGDWKEPVR from the coding sequence ATGGAACAGAAAGCATTCTATTTAAAATCTTTATCAGAATTCCAACGCTATAAAAGTAGAGAAGTTATGGTAGGAAATATTGGAATAGGTGGGAATAACCCAATTAGAATCCAATCAATGACCACCACAGATACGATGGATACCGAGGCAACGGTAAAAGAGTGTGTAGAATTAATAGAGGCAGGTTGTGAAATTGTTAGAATTACGGCTCCGGGAGTAAAAGAAGCCGAGAATTTAAGGAAGATCAAAGAAGAATTGGCAAAACTAGGGCATCATACTCCTTTGGTGGCAGATATACATTTTACGCCAAAGGCCGCAGAAGTCGCCGCTACCATTATAGAAAAGGTGAGGGTAAATCCTGGAAATTATGTAGATAAAAAGAAATTCAAAATCATTGAATATGATGATATTACTTATCAAAAAGATGTTTCTAAGATAAGAAAACGCTTTGCTCCATTAGTAGAAATTTGTAAAAAACATGGCACAGCCATGAGAATAGGAACAAATCATGGTTCACTTTCAGACAGAATATTAAGCAGATATGGAGATACACCTGAAGGAATGGTGGAATCGGCAATGGAATTCTTAAGAATCTGTAAAGAAATGGATTATCTAGATGTCGTTCTTTCAATGAAAGCTTCCAATACCATTATCATGATGCAGGCTTATCGTTTACTCATTGTAGCTATGGAAAAAGAAGGAATGAACTTTCCGCTTCACTTGGGAGTAACAGAGGCTGGAGATGGCGACGATGGAAGAATAAAATCAGCTGTTGGAATGGGCGCTTTACTTATGGATGGAATAGGAGATACGGTACGTGTTTCCTTAACAGAAGCACCAGTTTTTGAAATTCCAGTTGCCCAAGAAATGGTGAAACAACTGGGAGAGAAAACCCCCGCTCCTAATATCAAAAATTTTGAAGGAGAAAACGATTATAATCCTTACCACTTTGAAAGGCGAAAAAGTATTGGTTTCGGAAAAATTGGAAGTGGAAAAGTCCCTGTTGTAGTTTCAGATTTGAGTGATTTTAAGGAAATTACTTTGAATGATTTAGAAGAAATTACTTTCCAATATTTTCTAGAAACAGATAAATGGACTTTAGGTGATCAAGCCCCTGATTTTGTGTGTTTTGATCAAGGAAATAAAATCAATATGCCCGAAGCAACTGGGGTGATAAAAAAAGCCAAAGAGGGACTTTCGGATTTAAACTTATTTAGTGTTTCAGAATACCAAGATACGGCAGCAGAAAAACGCTCTTCCTTGCATAATTTCGTTCTTGTAAATGCTCAAAATCTTGAAGATGGAGCCTTGTTTCAAGACGATCCTACTGTTGTTTGGGTGTTGTATTCTGAGAATAAAAACACGCTTTGGGAAATGAGAAGATGGATCCTTGAAACAAATAAGAAAAACAAATTAAAACATCCTATTCTTCTTTATTTCAATACAGAAAACACAGAAAAACTCACCATACAAATGCAAGCCGCAGGTGGTTTTGGAGCTTTATTGTTGGATGGAATGGTTGATGGTTTATGGATGAAACCTCCGCAAAAAAATCTGATCAAAACCTATAATCAATTGGCTTTCGGAATGCTCCAATCTTCACGAATGCGTTCTTCTAAAACAGAATATATTTCTTGCCCATCTTGTGGTAGAACTCTTTTTGACTTGCAAGAAACCACGGCAAAAGTAAGAGAGGCAACAGAACATCTAAAAGGTCTAAAAATAGGAGTTATGGGCTGTATTGTGAACGGACCAGGAGAAATGGCTGATGCAGATTATGGCTATGTAGGAACAGGAGTAGGAAAAATATCTTTGTATAAAGGGCAAGAAGTTATGAAACGAAATCTTCCCTCTGAAGTAGCAGTAGAAGAACTCATTAATCTTATAAGAGAAAATGGTGACTGGAAAGAACCTGTTCGTTAA
- a CDS encoding thymidine kinase, whose translation MFIEHRRSKSKVKGWLEVICGSMFSGKTEELIRRLKRAKIAKLEVQIFKPQIDTRYHENKVVSHDSNSISSVAVASSKEILTLAQNFDVIGVDEVQFFDEDIVEVCNALANQGIRVLVAGLDMDFEGKPFGPMPLLMATAEFVTKVHAICVSCGDVAQYSHRIHKDKQQVLLGEKNEYEPLCRVCYTQK comes from the coding sequence ATGTTTATTGAGCATAGAAGAAGTAAATCCAAAGTAAAAGGATGGCTAGAAGTTATTTGTGGATCCATGTTTTCGGGGAAAACAGAAGAATTGATTCGCAGGCTCAAACGAGCTAAAATAGCCAAATTGGAAGTTCAAATTTTTAAGCCACAAATAGATACTCGTTATCATGAAAATAAAGTTGTTTCTCATGATTCAAACAGTATTTCCTCTGTGGCTGTAGCAAGCTCTAAAGAAATTTTGACACTCGCTCAAAATTTTGATGTGATCGGTGTAGATGAAGTTCAGTTTTTTGATGAAGACATTGTAGAGGTTTGTAATGCACTTGCAAATCAAGGAATAAGGGTTTTGGTTGCTGGTTTGGATATGGATTTCGAGGGAAAACCCTTTGGTCCCATGCCTCTCTTAATGGCAACTGCCGAATTTGTCACAAAAGTCCATGCAATATGTGTATCTTGTGGAGATGTCGCTCAATATTCCCATAGAATACATAAAGATAAGCAACAAGTTTTGTTGGGCGAAAAAAATGAATATGAACCACTTTGTAGAGTGTGTTATACACAAAAATAA
- a CDS encoding bifunctional UDP-N-acetylmuramoyl-tripeptide:D-alanyl-D-alanine ligase/alanine racemase — MQLNAKELLAISQDSESKIFDYNQSIHQVIIDSRITVSNPQEVLFVALKGTQFDGHDFVKALIKKGFYNFLVEYIPTDLEDESVNFFVCEDSLSTLQDIAKKYRKKLRFPILGITGSNGKTVVKEFIYHLLCKEYHISRSPKSFNSQIGVPLSVLEAEEGSDYGVFEAGISEINEMRKLQEIILPEVGIFTNLGDAHQKNFESFSHKFSEKLQLFRDSKTLIIHEDLANQFYQEIKNALPNIKLLKWGETSTSEIRILEIIRKNNFTEITVQIKAEKYTFKIPFHGKIWEENALHTFAFLWCIKMLHPEVLKRFETLPSMSMRLEKTKGLYQSILINDAYSNDTQSLYRALETMKEGGGEKWLILSDFVDVFKDKKTFFTQLSKDLLQYPNYRIIGIGNDWQSFGYLFQNLIETHENAQNFLKSFDKTRLNNKRILIKGARRFAFEKIVEHFSQRPHSTILNVNLDYLKHNFQYFQTQIPQDTEIILMLKAFSYGVGAVELALELEKQAIWGFAVAYVNEGIELRNAGVKAKIMVLNHQDSSIDLMIKHHLEPEIFQSSMLVSWQNTLSSKKIDSYPVHIKLDTGMNRLGFKLGDDLFAIETIQECPNIQLASIFSHLADSFSEDGKSFTCQQINQFKERAQLFEKKLNQQIPQHILNTNGILNYPQASFDMVRLGIGLFGLSVAEKHQKNLLTVLSLTTFISQIKCLEKGEAVGYNRKFIAQKQTKIATIGMGYADGIPRKLGNGVWGVFIRGIFCPFVGDICMDMSMIDISHLKEISENDEVVLWDERFPILEEFAKKADSISYEILCGLSERIMRIYQRD; from the coding sequence ATGCAATTAAACGCCAAAGAACTATTAGCGATCTCTCAGGATTCAGAAAGTAAAATTTTTGATTATAATCAATCAATTCATCAAGTAATTATTGATAGTAGAATAACGGTTTCTAATCCTCAAGAAGTTCTTTTTGTAGCCTTAAAAGGAACTCAATTTGATGGTCATGATTTCGTAAAAGCACTTATTAAAAAAGGCTTTTATAATTTTTTGGTAGAATATATCCCTACTGATTTAGAAGATGAATCAGTTAATTTTTTTGTTTGCGAAGATTCTTTAAGTACTTTACAGGATATCGCAAAAAAATATCGCAAAAAATTGCGATTCCCCATTCTCGGGATCACAGGTAGTAATGGGAAAACAGTAGTGAAAGAATTTATCTATCATCTACTTTGTAAAGAATATCATATTAGCCGTTCTCCTAAAAGTTTCAATTCCCAGATAGGCGTTCCTTTATCTGTTCTAGAAGCAGAAGAAGGAAGTGATTATGGAGTGTTTGAAGCAGGAATATCCGAAATAAATGAGATGCGCAAATTGCAAGAAATAATCTTGCCTGAGGTGGGGATATTTACAAATTTGGGCGATGCTCACCAAAAGAATTTTGAATCATTTTCACATAAATTTTCTGAAAAATTACAACTTTTTAGAGACTCAAAAACACTGATTATCCATGAGGATTTAGCAAATCAATTTTATCAAGAAATTAAAAACGCTTTACCTAATATAAAACTGCTAAAATGGGGGGAAACTTCGACTTCTGAAATAAGAATTTTAGAAATAATCAGAAAAAATAATTTCACAGAAATAACGGTACAAATAAAAGCGGAAAAATACACTTTCAAAATTCCCTTTCATGGAAAAATATGGGAGGAAAACGCCTTGCATACTTTTGCCTTTCTTTGGTGTATAAAAATGCTCCATCCCGAAGTTTTAAAACGTTTTGAAACCTTGCCCTCTATGTCCATGAGACTAGAAAAAACAAAGGGACTTTATCAGTCAATTTTGATAAACGACGCTTATTCAAACGATACACAATCTCTTTATAGAGCCTTAGAAACGATGAAAGAAGGCGGTGGAGAAAAGTGGTTGATTCTTTCAGATTTTGTGGATGTTTTTAAGGATAAAAAGACATTCTTCACACAGCTTTCAAAAGACTTATTACAATACCCAAATTACCGAATTATCGGAATTGGAAACGATTGGCAATCTTTTGGATATTTGTTTCAGAATTTGATAGAGACTCATGAAAATGCTCAAAACTTTCTAAAATCTTTTGATAAAACCCGTTTAAACAATAAAAGAATTCTCATAAAAGGAGCTCGACGTTTTGCTTTTGAAAAAATTGTCGAGCATTTTTCACAACGGCCTCATAGTACCATTTTGAATGTCAATTTGGATTATTTAAAGCACAATTTTCAATACTTTCAAACCCAAATTCCGCAGGATACAGAAATCATTTTGATGCTCAAGGCATTCTCCTATGGAGTAGGGGCTGTAGAGCTCGCTTTGGAGCTCGAAAAACAGGCAATTTGGGGCTTTGCTGTAGCTTATGTAAATGAAGGTATAGAACTGAGAAATGCAGGGGTAAAAGCGAAAATTATGGTGTTAAATCATCAAGATTCCTCTATTGATCTCATGATTAAACATCACCTGGAACCCGAAATCTTTCAAAGTTCTATGCTCGTTTCTTGGCAAAATACACTTTCTTCAAAAAAAATAGACTCCTACCCTGTTCACATTAAGTTGGATACAGGAATGAATCGCTTGGGTTTTAAACTAGGTGACGACCTCTTTGCCATTGAGACAATTCAAGAATGCCCAAATATTCAATTGGCTTCTATTTTTTCTCATCTTGCAGATAGTTTTTCTGAAGACGGAAAAAGCTTTACCTGTCAACAAATCAATCAATTTAAAGAAAGAGCACAGCTTTTCGAAAAAAAATTAAACCAACAAATTCCCCAACATATTCTCAATACCAATGGTATTCTTAATTACCCTCAAGCCAGCTTTGACATGGTGCGTTTGGGTATTGGACTTTTTGGACTTTCAGTAGCGGAAAAACATCAGAAAAATCTACTTACTGTTCTTTCCCTCACCACTTTTATTAGTCAAATAAAATGCCTTGAAAAAGGTGAAGCAGTAGGATACAATAGAAAATTTATTGCCCAAAAACAAACCAAAATAGCCACTATAGGAATGGGATATGCCGATGGGATTCCAAGAAAGCTCGGAAATGGTGTTTGGGGGGTATTTATTCGTGGCATTTTCTGTCCTTTTGTGGGAGATATTTGCATGGATATGTCTATGATAGATATCAGTCATCTGAAAGAAATTTCAGAAAATGATGAGGTAGTTCTATGGGATGAACGATTTCCGATTTTAGAAGAATTTGCTAAAAAAGCAGACAGTATCAGCTATGAAATCCTTTGTGGTCTTAGTGAACGGATCATGCGAATATACCAACGTGATTGA
- a CDS encoding TonB-dependent receptor, translating into MKSLYSLFPKASQFAVLGKGYLLGFFFLLIQFSFAQEKISGNVVDQNKNALSEANVFWDNTVIGTVTDKQGNFSLNLPSSTNRTLVISHVGYQTQKLKITNPNTYQQITLEESNELEGVDLVEKRKGIKISNLKTVKVEQVSETELNKFACCDLAGSFATQQSVKTKTSNVITYARELQLLGVSGVYNQVMFDGFPLQQGLNYTYGTSGIAGPLINAIDVAKGANSVMQDYDVISGVIDVKLKKPNDSEKLTANMFINNFGENHWNVHYKYKGKGWSNLLSLNTVFPAQKTDNNDDGFMDLPQLNRFHVLNTVQFGNKKDWGFFSTTTFRYIQEDRLGGQMDFDKEKHLGGTEVYGQSVSFKQPEFWSKNIYKWDDDRFLSVNLSASYHDQKSYYGTTLYDAQQILAYAKAFYSVRLNEKSSYKLGAGFRLLDMDQDISFTENPLKRDFDGLYTENHQVASIFGEFKSEIIPSRMTMILGLRLDHHQEHGAFFVPRLLTKWDLNENSSLRASIGSGWRNPLLFPENIKVLSTGRNLVIDELMPEKALNYGLNFTQNFSTENWEGYLSADVYQTHFDNQVFYDYSKNNEEIIIKNLQKSRSRGGQIEISSTYKEKLDLKLSYTFTQNQMEKNEQYNETPFYVPHQFGIATSYRLMEEKLHLDLNAHFNSAVPVPTENPLVQGENYWLINGQVSYYYKKFKFYTGLENIFNYKQKKPILDTKNPFSRDFETAYAWGPIRGREWYLGITYRID; encoded by the coding sequence ATGAAAAGTCTTTATTCACTTTTCCCTAAAGCGAGTCAGTTTGCCGTTTTGGGGAAAGGCTACTTGTTGGGGTTCTTTTTTCTGCTCATACAGTTTTCTTTTGCCCAAGAAAAAATAAGCGGAAATGTAGTTGACCAAAACAAAAATGCCTTATCAGAAGCCAATGTATTCTGGGATAATACCGTTATTGGAACCGTTACTGATAAACAAGGGAATTTCTCCCTAAATCTCCCGTCTAGTACCAACAGAACTTTGGTCATTAGTCATGTGGGATATCAAACTCAAAAACTAAAAATAACGAATCCAAACACTTATCAGCAAATAACTCTTGAAGAAAGCAATGAGTTAGAAGGAGTTGATCTTGTGGAAAAAAGGAAAGGAATAAAAATTTCTAACCTAAAAACTGTAAAAGTTGAGCAAGTATCGGAAACAGAACTAAACAAATTTGCTTGTTGTGATCTTGCAGGAAGTTTTGCTACCCAACAATCTGTAAAAACCAAAACGTCCAACGTGATTACCTACGCTCGTGAGCTTCAATTATTGGGTGTGTCAGGAGTTTATAATCAAGTAATGTTTGATGGTTTTCCGCTCCAGCAAGGACTCAATTATACCTATGGAACCAGTGGAATAGCAGGACCACTTATCAACGCCATCGATGTAGCAAAAGGAGCAAATAGCGTAATGCAAGATTATGATGTAATCTCGGGAGTAATTGATGTAAAACTCAAAAAACCAAATGACTCAGAAAAGCTTACCGCCAATATGTTTATCAATAATTTTGGTGAAAACCATTGGAATGTTCATTATAAATACAAAGGAAAAGGCTGGAGTAATTTACTCTCTTTAAACACCGTATTTCCTGCCCAAAAAACCGATAATAATGATGATGGTTTTATGGATTTACCTCAACTTAATCGATTCCATGTACTGAACACTGTCCAGTTTGGAAATAAAAAAGATTGGGGGTTTTTCTCTACCACAACCTTTAGGTATATTCAAGAGGATAGACTCGGTGGTCAAATGGACTTTGATAAAGAAAAACACTTGGGAGGAACAGAAGTTTATGGACAATCTGTATCATTTAAACAACCCGAATTTTGGTCTAAAAACATCTACAAATGGGATGACGATCGTTTTCTTAGCGTAAACCTCTCCGCATCTTATCATGATCAAAAAAGTTATTATGGAACCACTTTGTATGATGCACAACAGATTTTGGCTTACGCCAAAGCTTTTTATAGCGTGAGACTCAATGAGAAATCAAGTTATAAATTAGGTGCAGGATTTCGATTATTAGATATGGATCAAGACATTAGCTTTACAGAAAATCCTTTAAAAAGAGACTTTGATGGACTTTATACAGAAAATCACCAAGTGGCAAGTATTTTTGGAGAGTTTAAATCGGAAATAATCCCTAGTAGAATGACCATGATTTTAGGATTAAGACTAGATCATCACCAAGAGCATGGAGCATTTTTTGTTCCAAGATTACTCACTAAGTGGGATTTAAATGAAAACTCAAGCCTTAGAGCAAGTATAGGATCTGGGTGGCGAAATCCACTTTTGTTTCCTGAAAACATTAAAGTTTTATCCACAGGTAGAAACCTCGTTATTGATGAGTTAATGCCCGAAAAAGCCCTAAATTATGGTTTGAATTTTACGCAAAATTTCAGTACCGAAAATTGGGAAGGTTATCTTAGTGCAGATGTTTACCAGACACATTTTGACAACCAAGTTTTCTATGATTATAGCAAAAATAATGAGGAAATTATCATCAAAAATCTTCAAAAAAGTAGATCTCGTGGAGGACAAATAGAGATTTCATCTACGTATAAAGAAAAATTGGATCTGAAACTGTCTTATACTTTTACCCAAAACCAAATGGAAAAAAATGAGCAATATAATGAAACACCATTTTATGTTCCTCATCAGTTCGGAATAGCTACTTCATATAGACTTATGGAGGAAAAACTTCACCTAGATCTCAATGCGCATTTTAATAGTGCTGTTCCTGTTCCTACAGAAAATCCTTTAGTACAAGGCGAGAACTATTGGTTAATAAACGGACAAGTTTCTTATTATTACAAGAAGTTTAAATTCTACACAGGATTAGAAAATATCTTTAACTACAAGCAGAAAAAACCTATTTTGGATACAAAAAACCCTTTTTCTAGGGATTTTGAAACAGCTTATGCTTGGGGACCGATCCGCGGGAGAGAATGGTATTTAGGAATCACTTACCGTATTGATTAA
- a CDS encoding heavy-metal-associated domain-containing protein, with protein sequence MKKILSFTLVFTLNMVTFSTFATAPSTATSVISEIENDRVIISVKGIKCKNGVAKIIKALTESEGVTEATIEGKMGAKTKFLVVFSAEKTSKETIKKTVEAIPSCESGEDFPYKVKY encoded by the coding sequence ATGAAAAAAATACTTTCATTCACACTTGTTTTCACCTTAAATATGGTGACATTTTCAACTTTTGCTACAGCACCTTCTACAGCTACTTCTGTTATTTCTGAAATAGAAAATGATCGAGTAATTATTTCCGTAAAAGGAATTAAATGTAAAAATGGTGTAGCCAAAATTATTAAAGCCCTTACAGAATCTGAGGGAGTTACCGAAGCTACAATTGAAGGAAAAATGGGTGCCAAGACAAAATTCCTTGTTGTTTTTAGTGCTGAAAAAACCAGCAAAGAAACGATTAAGAAAACGGTAGAAGCCATTCCTAGTTGTGAATCTGGAGAAGATTTTCCTTATAAAGTAAAATACTAA